Proteins encoded together in one Streptomyces sp. TLI_171 window:
- a CDS encoding glycoside hydrolase domain-containing protein, with translation MQRRTAGRATVVILAASGLAATVPSAWGAGTTPTVPGPTATPAPSAPDVRPEPSASAGADSAAPAAQPSAAAAAGATKRVDYRGFHAQVPADWPVVDLAAAPTTCVRLDVSAVYLGTPGDDQNCPAHLAPGRADGLLIQPVKAGRAQGTVQPGRPIAQSVLDDADAGHQIQARLGSTGLEVTASYAAAPDRVRQILETATADAATGARVAAAAPAVTTATYAATTSGPRTDVVGFAFDACSAPSDAAMNAWSTSSPYRAVGVYIGGPSQACPAPVKSWVDSRVKEGWGFLPIYVGHQAARGNLLVDADLATARQQGADAADDAILKAAGLGFQPGAVLYNDMENYDSAVYRDRVVAYLAGWTERLHAQGWRSGIYASANSGVKDLAARYTDASYPQPDVLWSAAWNSHHDVTDAGMGLPAGAGYFTGGRRAHQYSGDVSESYGGYRIGIDANYLDVTSPGSDGYLQPGQRLTAGQSLSSDSITLTMQADGNLVAYLKVAGAGQPLWSTNTWGQPGAYAVMQDDGNLVVYSRDGGPGAGGALWSSNTWGGGNGGSYTVVQADGNVVIYRRGGGPAVGGAIWATGTQAGPSAFGGGRRFTAGQWTQSATTRLVMQADGNLVLYRRSDGAALWSSNTWGHAGAYALMQADGNLVVYRAGRSDPGGALWSTGTWGNAGAYAVLQDDANFVVYRKNGGPAVGGAVWASNTWGRG, from the coding sequence ATGCAGCGTCGAACGGCAGGGCGCGCCACGGTCGTGATCCTGGCCGCCTCCGGACTCGCGGCCACCGTGCCCAGCGCGTGGGGCGCCGGCACCACCCCCACTGTCCCCGGGCCGACGGCCACCCCGGCGCCCAGCGCGCCCGACGTGCGGCCGGAGCCGTCCGCGAGCGCCGGCGCCGACAGCGCCGCGCCCGCCGCGCAGCCGTCCGCGGCCGCCGCGGCGGGGGCCACCAAGCGGGTCGACTACCGGGGCTTCCACGCCCAGGTGCCCGCCGACTGGCCGGTCGTCGACCTGGCGGCCGCCCCGACCACCTGCGTCCGGCTCGACGTCAGCGCCGTCTACCTGGGCACGCCCGGGGACGACCAGAACTGCCCGGCGCACCTGGCGCCCGGCCGCGCCGACGGCCTGCTGATCCAGCCGGTGAAGGCCGGGCGCGCCCAGGGCACCGTGCAGCCCGGCCGGCCGATCGCGCAGAGCGTGCTCGACGACGCCGACGCCGGCCACCAGATCCAGGCCCGACTGGGCTCCACCGGCCTGGAGGTGACGGCCAGTTACGCCGCCGCGCCGGACCGGGTGCGGCAGATCCTGGAGACCGCCACCGCGGACGCCGCCACCGGCGCCCGGGTCGCCGCGGCCGCCCCCGCGGTCACGACCGCCACCTACGCCGCGACCACCAGCGGGCCGCGCACCGACGTGGTGGGCTTCGCGTTCGACGCCTGCTCCGCGCCGTCCGACGCCGCGATGAACGCCTGGTCGACGTCCTCCCCGTACCGGGCGGTCGGGGTGTACATCGGCGGGCCCTCGCAGGCCTGCCCGGCCCCGGTGAAGAGCTGGGTGGACTCCCGGGTCAAGGAGGGCTGGGGCTTCCTCCCGATCTACGTGGGCCACCAGGCAGCCCGCGGCAACCTGCTGGTCGACGCGGACCTCGCGACCGCCCGGCAGCAGGGCGCCGACGCCGCCGACGACGCGATCCTCAAGGCCGCCGGGCTCGGCTTCCAGCCCGGCGCGGTGCTGTACAACGACATGGAGAACTACGACTCCGCCGTGTACCGGGACCGGGTGGTCGCCTACCTGGCGGGCTGGACCGAGCGGCTGCACGCGCAGGGCTGGCGCTCCGGCATCTACGCGAGCGCCAACAGCGGTGTGAAGGACCTCGCCGCCCGGTACACCGACGCCTCCTACCCGCAGCCCGACGTGCTGTGGTCGGCCGCCTGGAACTCCCACCACGACGTGACCGACGCCGGCATGGGCCTGCCCGCCGGAGCCGGCTACTTCACCGGCGGCCGGCGCGCCCACCAGTACTCCGGCGACGTCTCCGAGTCGTACGGCGGCTACCGGATCGGCATCGACGCCAACTACCTGGACGTCACCTCGCCCGGCTCGGACGGCTACCTGCAGCCCGGGCAGCGGCTGACCGCCGGGCAGAGCCTGAGCAGCGACTCGATCACCCTGACCATGCAGGCCGACGGCAACCTGGTCGCCTACCTGAAGGTCGCCGGCGCCGGCCAGCCGCTGTGGAGCACCAACACCTGGGGGCAGCCCGGCGCGTACGCGGTGATGCAGGACGACGGCAACCTGGTCGTCTACAGCCGGGACGGCGGACCGGGCGCGGGCGGCGCCCTGTGGTCGAGCAACACCTGGGGCGGCGGGAACGGCGGCTCGTACACCGTCGTCCAGGCCGACGGCAACGTGGTGATCTACCGCCGCGGCGGCGGCCCGGCCGTCGGCGGCGCGATCTGGGCCACCGGCACCCAGGCGGGCCCCTCCGCGTTCGGCGGCGGCCGGCGGTTCACCGCCGGCCAGTGGACCCAGTCCGCCACCACCAGGCTGGTCATGCAGGCCGACGGCAACCTGGTGCTGTACCGCCGCAGCGACGGCGCCGCCCTCTGGTCGAGCAACACCTGGGGCCACGCCGGCGCGTACGCCCTCATGCAGGCCGACGGCAACCTGGTCGTCTACCGCGCGGGCCGCAGCGACCCCGGCGGCGCGCTGTGGAGCACCGGCACGTGGGGCAACGCGGGCGCGTACGCGGTGCTGCAGGACGACGCCAACTTCGTGGTCTACCGCAAGAACGGCGGCCCGGCCGTCGGCGGCGCGGTCTGGGCCAGCAACACCTGGGGCCGCGGCTGA
- the def gene encoding peptide deformylase, with amino-acid sequence MAEHHDHDHGHDHEHDHEHEDTGVQRVVGELPDLGRGTARPITVVGNPVLHRETRTVTAFDGELAALIDDMFQSMYAAEGVGLAANQIGVDLKVFVYDCPDDEGVRHVGHLVNPVLEDLPAGRRTLDDGQEGCLSVPTAYQELARPDYAAVNGQDKDGNPVRVEGTGFFARCLQHETDHLYGYLYIDRLSKRDRKDALRQMAEGTPKYATVPND; translated from the coding sequence ATGGCCGAGCACCACGACCACGACCACGGGCACGACCACGAGCACGACCACGAGCACGAGGACACCGGGGTCCAGCGGGTGGTCGGCGAGCTGCCCGACCTCGGCAGGGGCACCGCCCGCCCGATCACCGTGGTCGGCAACCCGGTGCTGCACCGCGAGACGCGGACCGTCACCGCCTTCGACGGTGAACTCGCCGCCCTGATCGACGACATGTTCCAGTCGATGTACGCCGCCGAGGGCGTCGGCCTGGCCGCCAACCAGATCGGCGTGGACCTGAAGGTCTTCGTCTACGACTGCCCCGACGACGAGGGCGTCCGCCACGTCGGCCACCTGGTCAACCCGGTGCTGGAGGACCTCCCGGCCGGCCGCCGGACCCTGGACGACGGCCAGGAGGGCTGCCTGTCGGTGCCCACCGCGTACCAGGAGCTCGCCCGCCCCGACTACGCCGCCGTCAACGGCCAGGACAAGGACGGCAACCCGGTCCGGGTCGAGGGCACCGGCTTCTTCGCCCGCTGCCTGCAGCACGAGACCGACCACCTGTACGGCTACCTGTACATCGACCGGCTCTCCAAGCGGGACCGCAAGGACGCGCTGCGGCAGATGGCCGAAGGCACCCCCAAGTACGCCACCGTGCCGAACGACTGA
- a CDS encoding ribonucleotide-diphosphate reductase subunit beta, with the protein MLLDPGFELTLRPMRYPSFYDRYRDAIKNTWTVEEVDLHSDVADLAKLSEGERHMIGRLVAFFATGDSIVANNVVLSLYKHINSPEARLYLSRQLFEEAVHVQFYLTLLDTYLPDPDDRNAAFAAVENIPSIHQKAQFCFKYMNAVDHIDSLQSKDDRRAFLLNLICFAACVEGLFFYGAFAYVYWFRSRGLLHGLATGTNWVFRDESMHMDFAFSVVDTVREEEPDLFDDKMAQQVTEMLEEAVEAELQFARDLCGEGLPGMNTESMREYLQAVADQRLARLGLPIRYGSSNPFGFMELQNVQELTNFFERRVSAYQIAVEGSVSFDDEF; encoded by the coding sequence ATGCTGCTCGACCCGGGCTTCGAGCTGACGCTGCGTCCGATGCGCTACCCGTCGTTCTACGACCGGTACCGGGACGCGATCAAGAACACCTGGACCGTGGAGGAGGTGGACCTGCACTCCGACGTCGCCGACCTCGCCAAGCTCTCCGAGGGCGAGCGGCACATGATCGGGCGGCTGGTCGCGTTCTTCGCCACCGGTGACTCGATCGTGGCGAACAACGTGGTGCTGAGCCTCTACAAGCACATCAACTCCCCCGAGGCGCGGCTGTACCTGTCGCGGCAGCTGTTCGAGGAGGCCGTGCACGTCCAGTTCTACCTGACGCTGCTGGACACCTACCTGCCCGACCCGGACGACCGCAACGCGGCCTTCGCCGCGGTGGAGAACATCCCCTCCATCCACCAGAAGGCCCAGTTCTGCTTCAAGTACATGAACGCGGTCGACCACATCGACTCGCTGCAGTCCAAGGACGACCGGCGCGCGTTCCTGCTGAACCTGATCTGCTTCGCGGCCTGCGTCGAGGGCCTGTTCTTCTACGGAGCGTTCGCCTACGTGTACTGGTTCCGCAGCCGCGGTCTGCTGCACGGCCTGGCGACCGGCACCAACTGGGTGTTCCGCGACGAGTCGATGCACATGGACTTCGCGTTCTCGGTGGTCGACACCGTCCGCGAGGAGGAGCCCGACCTCTTCGACGACAAGATGGCCCAGCAGGTCACCGAGATGCTGGAGGAGGCCGTCGAGGCCGAGCTCCAGTTCGCCCGCGACCTGTGCGGCGAGGGCCTGCCCGGCATGAACACCGAGTCCATGCGCGAGTACCTGCAGGCGGTCGCCGACCAGCGCCTGGCCCGCCTCGGCCTCCCGATCCGGTACGGCTCCAGCAACCCGTTCGGCTTCATGGAGCTGCAGAACGTCCAGGAGCTGACCAACTTCTTCGAGCGCCGGGTGTCCGCGTACCAGATCGCCGTCGAGGGCTCGGTCTCCTTCGACGACGAGTTCTAG
- a CDS encoding ribonucleoside-diphosphate reductase subunit alpha produces the protein MTVAASVTLPSQGSADAFTDPGAALLRLLTDRSTDLPQVDPGHVAAAALRGRHAGSDFAELRGLAVEAAASMIAEDPQYSKLAARLLALEIGDEAATQGVTSFSSSVAVGHAEGLIGDATAAFVAAHAELFDSLIDPSGDDRFEYFGLRTVQSRYLLRHPITRKVVETPQHFLLRVAAGLAVGTSEESVREVAELYTLMSRLEYLTSSPTLFNSGTRHPQMSSCYLLDSPLDNLDSIYNRYAQIARLSKHAGGIGLSYSRIRSRGSLIRGTNGKSNGIVPFLRTLDSSVAAVNQGGRRKGAACVYLETWHADIEEFLELRDNTGEEARRTHNLNLAHWIPDEFMRRVNANADWSLFSPADVPELVDLWGAEFDEAYVKAELAGKAVRTIPAQTLYARMMRTLAQTGNGWMTFKDASNRAANQTALPGRTVHSSNLCTEILEVTDDSETAVCNLGSVNLGAHVAAGATAADLVNAMDWDRLDATVRTAVTFLDRVIDINFYPTTEAGTSNSRWRPVGLGVMGLQDVFFQLRLDFDSAEAKTLSTLIAERIMLTAYERSADLAEQFGRHEAYGETRAARGQLHIDHFGSANPQWTARWDALRARIAETGLRNSLLLAIAPTATIASIAGVYECIEPQVSNLFKRETLSGEFLQVNPYLVRELKELGVWDQTTRDALREANGSIQEFNWLPQEVRSLYRTAWELPQRALIDLAAARQPYIDQSQSLNLFMAAPTIGKLSSMYSYAWKVGLKTTYYLRSRPATRIAQAAPGAARTAAPVPVQTPTLSQAEQDAIACSLENPESCEACQ, from the coding sequence TTGACCGTCGCCGCCTCAGTCACCCTGCCGTCCCAGGGATCCGCCGACGCCTTCACCGACCCCGGTGCGGCGCTGCTCCGGCTGCTCACCGACCGCAGCACCGATCTCCCCCAGGTGGACCCCGGCCACGTCGCCGCCGCCGCGCTGCGCGGCCGGCACGCCGGCTCGGACTTCGCCGAGCTCCGCGGGCTGGCCGTGGAGGCCGCCGCGTCGATGATCGCCGAGGACCCGCAGTACTCGAAGCTGGCCGCCCGCCTGCTGGCGTTGGAGATCGGCGACGAGGCCGCCACCCAGGGCGTCACCTCGTTCTCCTCCTCGGTGGCCGTCGGCCACGCCGAGGGCCTGATCGGCGACGCCACCGCCGCGTTCGTGGCCGCGCACGCCGAGCTGTTCGACTCGCTGATCGACCCCTCCGGCGACGACCGCTTCGAGTACTTCGGCCTGCGCACCGTGCAGTCCCGCTACCTGCTGCGGCACCCGATCACCCGCAAGGTGGTGGAGACCCCGCAGCACTTCCTGCTCCGGGTGGCGGCGGGCCTGGCGGTCGGCACCTCCGAGGAGTCGGTGCGCGAGGTCGCCGAGCTGTACACCCTGATGAGCCGCCTGGAGTACCTGACCAGCTCACCGACGCTGTTCAACTCCGGCACCCGGCACCCGCAGATGTCCTCCTGCTACCTGCTGGACTCGCCGCTGGACAACCTGGACTCGATCTACAACCGGTACGCGCAGATCGCCCGGCTGTCCAAGCACGCCGGCGGCATCGGCCTGTCCTACTCGCGGATCCGCTCCCGCGGCTCGCTGATCCGCGGCACCAACGGCAAGTCGAACGGCATCGTGCCGTTCCTGCGCACCCTGGACTCCTCCGTGGCGGCGGTCAACCAGGGCGGTCGGCGCAAGGGCGCGGCCTGCGTGTACCTGGAGACCTGGCACGCCGACATCGAGGAGTTCCTGGAACTCCGCGACAACACCGGCGAAGAGGCCCGCCGCACCCACAACCTGAACCTGGCGCACTGGATCCCGGACGAGTTCATGCGCCGGGTGAACGCCAACGCCGACTGGTCGCTGTTCTCCCCCGCGGACGTCCCCGAGCTGGTCGACCTGTGGGGCGCCGAGTTCGACGAGGCGTACGTCAAGGCCGAGCTGGCCGGCAAGGCCGTCCGCACCATCCCCGCGCAGACCCTGTACGCCCGGATGATGCGCACCCTGGCGCAGACCGGCAACGGCTGGATGACCTTCAAGGACGCCTCCAACCGGGCCGCCAACCAGACCGCGCTGCCGGGCCGCACGGTGCACTCCTCCAACCTGTGCACCGAGATCCTGGAGGTCACCGACGACTCCGAGACCGCGGTCTGCAACCTCGGCTCGGTCAACCTCGGCGCGCACGTCGCCGCCGGCGCCACCGCCGCCGACCTGGTGAACGCGATGGACTGGGACCGCCTGGACGCCACCGTGCGCACCGCGGTGACCTTCCTGGACCGCGTGATCGACATCAACTTCTACCCGACCACCGAGGCCGGCACCTCCAACTCCCGCTGGCGACCGGTCGGCCTGGGCGTGATGGGCCTGCAGGACGTGTTCTTCCAGCTGCGCCTGGACTTCGACTCCGCCGAGGCGAAGACCCTGTCCACGCTGATCGCCGAGCGCATCATGCTCACCGCCTACGAGCGCTCCGCGGACCTCGCCGAGCAGTTCGGCCGGCACGAGGCGTACGGCGAGACCCGGGCCGCCCGCGGCCAGCTGCACATCGACCACTTCGGCTCGGCGAACCCGCAGTGGACGGCGCGCTGGGACGCGCTGCGGGCCCGGATCGCCGAGACCGGCCTGCGCAACTCGCTGCTGCTGGCGATCGCCCCGACCGCGACCATCGCGTCCATCGCCGGCGTGTACGAGTGCATCGAGCCGCAGGTCTCCAACCTGTTCAAGCGCGAGACCCTGTCCGGCGAGTTCCTCCAGGTCAACCCGTACCTGGTGCGCGAGCTCAAGGAGCTGGGCGTCTGGGACCAGACCACCCGGGACGCGCTGCGCGAGGCCAACGGCTCCATCCAGGAGTTCAACTGGCTGCCGCAGGAGGTCCGTTCGCTGTACCGCACGGCGTGGGAGCTGCCGCAGCGCGCGCTGATCGACCTGGCCGCGGCCCGGCAGCCGTACATCGACCAGAGCCAGTCGCTGAACCTGTTCATGGCGGCGCCGACCATCGGCAAGCTCTCCTCGATGTACTCCTACGCCTGGAAGGTCGGTCTGAAGACCACCTACTACCTGCGCTCGCGCCCGGCGACCCGGATCGCCCAGGCCGCGCCCGGCGCCGCCCGCACCGCCGCCCCCGTGCCGGTGCAGACCCCCACCCTCTCCCAGGCCGAGCAGGACGCCATCGCCTGCTCGCTGGAGAACCCCGAGTCCTGCGAGGCCTGCCAGTGA